Part of the Kamptonema formosum PCC 6407 genome, AACAAGCAGATAAGCAATTTGAATTTCCCGTAAAATGGGGTTTGGATTTGCAATCAGAACACGAGCGCTATTTAGCAGAAGAACTGTTTAAAAAGCCCACAATCGTCACCGACTATCCAGTAGAAATTAAAGCATTTTATATGCGCTTGAGCGACGATGAAAAAACAGTGCGGGCAATGGATGTTTTAGCGCCAAAAATTGGAGAAATCATCGGCGGTTCCCAGCGGGAAGAAAGATTAGATGTACTCGAACGACGCATCGAAGCGCAGGGAATGAATAAAGAGGATTTGTGGTGGTACTTAGATTTACGGCGCTATGGTACAGTGCCTCATGCAGGGTTTGGTTTAGGATTTGAAAGGGTAGTGCAGTTTATGACAGGAATGGGGAATATTAGAGATGTAATTCCTTTTCCCAGAGCACCTTTGACGATCGATTTTTAGATTTGAGATTTAGAATACTTGATGACTTAATTCAATCAGCCAAAATGACTCAACTCAATCAGAAAAAAACAAGCAAGTCCACCAATATCCAATTACCCAAATGTCCCACTGGAATTCAGGGACTAGACGAAATTACTGGAGGCGGACTACCCAAAGGACGACCGACGTTGGTTTGTGGTTCTGCTGGCTGCGGTAAAACTCTGCTAGGAATGGAATTTCTAGTTCGTGGCGCGACAGAATACGGCGAACCAGGGGTATTTATATCCTTTGAAGAAACCGTAGAAGAGCTCACTCAAAATGTCACTTCTTTGGGGTGGGATTTAGATCGATTGGTAGCCGAAAAAAAGCTCAGCATTGACTGTTTGTATATCGATCCTTCCGAAATTCAAGAAACTGGTGAATACGATTTAGAAGGGATCTTCATTCGCTTGGGCTATGCGATCGATAGCATTGGTGCCAAACGGATAGTTCTAGACACGATTGAAGTTTTGTTTTCCGGTTTATCCAATACTGGCATTGTCCGAGCAGAACTCCGCCGTTTGTTTCGTTGGCTCAAAACCAAAGGTGTTACTGCTATTATCACAGGTGAACGAGGTGATAATAGCCTAACTCGTCAAGGCATAGAAGAATACGTCTCTGATTGCGTTATTCGTTTGGATCAGCGAGTTTATGAAGAACTCTCTACCAGGCGGCTGCAAATTTTTAAATATCGAGGTTCTCAACATGGTAGTAACGAATATCCTTTCTTAATAGAAGAAAATGGTATTTCTGTCTTACCAATTACCTCCATTGGACTAAATCATAACGTTTCTAGCGATCGCATCTCCAGTGGCATCCCCCGCCTAGATGCCATGCTGGGAGGAGAGGGTTACTTTCGCGGTAGTAGCATTTTGATCACGGGGATGGCTGGGACAGGCAAAAGTACGATCGCTGCTGCTTTTGCCGCCGCCACCTGTCAGCGCGGAGAAAAGTGCCTGTATCTCGCCTTTGAGGAAGCCCCCCAACAAATTCTCCGTAACATGAGATCGATCGGTATGGATTTAGAGCGTTATATTCAACAGGAATTGCTACAGATTCAAGCATTACGTCCTACCGCTCATGGTTTAGAAGTACATTTAGTACAAATTCATCGATGGATCAACTATTTTCAGCCTACTACCGTCATCATCGATCCGATCAGCAACCTAACTTTAACTGGCAGTCTTCTGCAAGTTAAAGCCTTCTTTATGCGCGTAATTGACTACTTAAAATCGCAACAAATCACAGTGTTGATGAACAACCTAATTAGTGGCGGAACTCCCCTGGAAAATACAGAGATCGGGATTTCTTCGCTGATGGATACCTGGCTAGAAGTGCGGGTAATTGAAAGCAACGGCGAGCGCAATCGCATCCTGCAAGTCATCAAGTCTCGCGGGATGGAACACTCAAACCAGGTGCGAGAATTCCGATTAACAAGTCAAGGCGTGGAATTGGTAGATGTTTACTTAGGACAGGACAAGGTACTAACTGGAACCGCCAGGGCAATTCAGGAGTTAGCGGATAAACAAGCAACTATACGACGACAGCAAGAAATTGCTAACCGACGGCGAGATTTAGAACAGCAACGACAATTAATTCAGACTCAAATTACTACATTACAGATGCAGATGGAGGCAGAAAAAGCAGAAGTCGATCGCCTAAATCAAGAGGAGAATATGAATAAAGTCGGGTTTCTTCAGGATCAAAGGATCATCGCGCAACTTCGTCGGGCTGATTAACCAGTTACCACATTTAGAAAACAGGGAAATAGCCATTATGAATCAACATAGCGAACTGAATTCACCTAAATTAGAGAGATGGGAACTGCGACTGTACATTGCCGGCCAGACTCCCAAATCAGTGAGAGCCTTTGCTAACCTGAAAAAGCTCTGTGAAGAATACCTCCACGCTCAATATCGAATTGAAGTTATTGATTTATTACAGAACCCGGAGTTAGCGAAGCAAGATCAAATTCTGGCAATTCCAACCCTAGTGCGAAAACTGCCGCAACCGATTCGGCAAATCATTGGGGATTTATCTAATCAGGAAAAAGTTTTAGTAGGACTTGATATCGCAAAGGTTGAAGAATGAAAAAACACTCTGAACACAGACAGTTGAGAGGAAATAGTAATGGTAAATGAAGTACCGCCGGAAGACAATCAGCTACTGCAAGAAGACAACAATAATTTGATGGCAAATTTTGAACAAGCAATCGCGGAACTGGAACAGCAACATTACTGTCTCCGCTTATATATTGCCGGCACAACTCCCCGTTCGACGAGGGCGCTACAACGGATCAAATCTATCTGTGAAACCTATTTACAAGGACGATATGACTTAGAAGTGATTGATGTTTATCAGTCTTCAGAACAAATGCACCTAGATAACATCGTTGCCATCCCCACCTTAATCAAGCAACTGCCTCTCCCCCTGCAACGTATGATTGGGGATCTGTCCGATACCGAAAAAGTGTTGTTTGGGTTAGATATTGTACCTAAATAAAATACTCTCTTAACCCTGGTACTTACAATGGAAGATACTAATAAATCAAAAACAGAACTGTTAGCTGAAATTCAATCTTTGCGCGAACGGCTGACCGCAAGCGAGGATATCGTGCGAGCGATTCAGCAAGGGGAAGTAGATGCGTTAGTTATTTCTACCGCCCAGGGTCGAAAAGTTTTTACCCTCCAGAGTGCTGACCTATCCTACCGACTGTTAGTTGAGGAGATGCAACAAGGGGCTGTAGTCCTTTCGACCGATGGGCTAATTTTGTACTGCAATAAAAGTTTTTCCAATTTATTGAAACAACCGTTAGAGAAGCTGATTGGTTCATATTTTCAATTCTTAATTTCCCCCCATGACACCCCTCTATTTCAGGCACGAGTTCAACAAGCAGAAATGGGCGATCGGCATCCTGTAGAAATGTTTCTGCTCGCCCGCGATGGCGTTGAAATTCCTGTCTACCTATCCATCAATCCTCTGATCCTTGATGACTCCCCGATCAACTGTCTTGTAATTACTGATTTAACTGAACAAAAGCGCCATGAAAAGACTATTGCCTCGGAAAAACTGGCGCGTTTAATTCTAGAGCAGGCGGGAGAAGCAATTCTCGTCTGTGACCATACCGGACAAATTATTCGTGCTAGTGCAATTGCCCAACAACTCTGGGGAGAAAATCTACTATTTCAACCCTTTGATAGACTGGGAATTTTCAGTTTTTTTCAATCCAATTTTTCCTTAGTTATAAGCCAGGAAAAAATCTTATCAGCGGCAGATATTGCCCGTAATTCCCCGGTTAAAGTTCCCTTTTCAATTACACCCGTGCTGCATGGAGAAACCTATAAGGGGCTTGAGGTTGAATTTGAACGCCGGGATGGACAAGTTTTAAATCTGGTCTTAAATGCTCGCCCTCTAGCTGACCAGGACAATAACTTTAGAGGAGCAGTTGTAATTCTTACTAATATTACTCAACGCAAACAGGCTGAGAATGCCTTGCAAGCAGCCAAGAAAGATCTAGAAATAAAAGTTGTAGAGCGTACCCAGGAATTGCAGGTAGCAAACTATCGCTTACAACTAGAACTCTTGGAACGGGAAAGACGAGAGAAAATCCTTCAAGACCAAGCACAATTAATCGATTTAGCTCACGATGCCATTCTGACTGTCGATTTGAACGATGCCATTACTTTTTGGAATCACGGTGCGGCCGTATTGTATGGCTTTTCTCAAACCGAAGCTTTGGGAAAAACTCTAGCACAATTGCTGTCAACCAACTTTCCTAAGCCCTTAACAGAAATCAAGAAAGAACTATTTGAATATGGGCGTTGGGAAGGCGAACTTATCCAACAGAGAGGAGATGGTACATTAATATTTGTCGCTAGCCGTTGGACAGTGCAACGGGATTTAGCAGGTAAACCGAAAGGAATCATGAAAATTAACGCAGATATTACTAAAAGTAAGCAAGCAGAAAAAGCGTTAATTTATTCTAGTTTACGGCTATCTAAAATTTTAGATATTGCTAAAGATGCGATTATTTCAGTTGACGATCTTCAAACAATTACTCTATTTAATAAAGGAGCAGAAAAGATTTTTGGCTATACGGCTGCTGAGGTATTGGGAAAATCGTTGACTTTGTTATTACCTTCTCGGTTTGACTCTGTTTATAGCGAGAAATTTACTAATGTTCCTCAGTCTGATGAGAAAACCCGCAGGATGGAAGAGCGGAATGAAGTTTTTGGTCGCCGCAAAGATGGTACTGTATTCCCGGCTGAAGCTTCTATTTCTAAGCTGGAATTGAATGGAGAAAAAATATACACTGCCATTCTGCGCGATATTTCAGAACGCAAGATTGCTGAAACATCACTGAGAGAGCGAGAAGAACGCTTTCGCAAAGTTTTTGAAGAAGGGCCAATTGGCATGGCAATTGTTGGTTTGGATTATCGGTTTATTAAAGTTAATCCAATGCTGTGCCAGATGATCGGGTATACAGAATCCGAACTCCTTGCACTGACATTCTCCAATATTACCCATCCCGATGATTTAGAAATAGATGTACAATTAGCACAGCGATTGTTTAAAGGAGAGGTACCGTTTTACAAAATTGAAAAACGTTATTTAAAAAAGAACCAAGAAACTATTTGGGTTTCGCTAACAGGTTCTATCGTTCGCGATCGAGATGGCCAGCCTATTTACTATATAGCGATGATTGAGGACATCACCAATCGCAAACGGGCAGAAAAATCTCTGCAACAATATGAGCGAATCGTATCTACCACCCTCGATGGCATTGTACTTCTTAACCGCGATTATATTTATCAAATTGCTAATCCAGCTTACCTGTCTTGGTACAACAAATCTTCTCACGAAATTATCGGACATTCAGTGAAGGATATTGTGGGTCAAGAGGTGTTTGAAAATTTGAGTCCTGCGCTAGAGCAAGCTTTAGCGGGAGAAACTATTCAGTTTGAAAAATTGTTTGAGCATTTGCCAGGGGGAAAAAAATTTCTGAGCGTTACTTTTACACCTTATTTTGCAGTAGAACAAGAGATCTCAGGAGTCCTGATTAGCCTGCGCGATCTTACTAAACTTAAAGAAGCAGAGAATTCTTTACAGCAGAGCGAATCAACGCTGCGGAGTTTCTTCAACAGTGGTGCAATGCCGATGGGTATTGTTGAACTCCATAACGGAGATATCTTGCACATTTCCGATAATTGGGCGGCGGCTCAGTTTTTTGAGAGTACCCCAGAAGCTATGCAAAATCAGTTTGCTAGTGCGCTGGGATCGCCACCAACCACTATAGAGCAATGGACTACCTATTACCAACAATCTCAACAAATTCAAGCTCCCGTTCGATTTGAACATTTCTATGAGACTTCGACAAAGCAAGGATGGCTTTCTGTGAGTGTTTGCCCGATCGAACTTAGTCCCAGTGGATATCCCCGATTTTGCTATGTGGCTAAAGATATTACCGATCGCAAACGCGCCGAAGCTGCTTTAGCCAAAAGTGAGGAACAACTGCGATTGACGTTGGATTTTACTCATATCGGCACTTGGGACTGGAACGTGCATACCAATGAAGTGAACTGGAATGACAACCATTTTCGTTTGCTAGGAGTAGAACCACAACAAGCAAGCGATCCTTATCAGCTATGGCGCAAAGCAATTCATCCAGAGGATCTGGACAGAATCGAACAGGCGTTATCAAATGCGCTATTCCAGCATACTGACTATGAAGCTGAATACCGGGTTGTCTATCCCGATGGTACAGTTCGCTGGCTGGTGGGGAAAGGACGCGGGATCTATAACGAAGCGGGTGAACCGCTGAAAATGCTGGGGGTAATTTTCGATGTCAGCGATCGCAAACTTGCAGAACAAACGTTAGAACTTCAGGCTGTGATTACCCGCAGCATGGCGGAAGGCATTTGTCTAGTAAGAGCCGATAATGGATTAATTATCTATGCAAATCCTAAATTTGAGCAGATGTTTGGTTATGATGCTGGGGAAATGAACGGTCAGCACGTTGCGATCGTGAACTATGGCAATGAACAGATAGAGCCCGAAGAGGTAAATCAAGCCATTCGCACTGCTGTTTTACAAAATGGGGAATTTGCATATCAAGTTCATAATGTCAAGAAAGATGGTACTCCATTTTGGTGTAGTGCAACTTGTTCTGTATTTAAGCATCCTGAATATGGCGATGTTATGGTCGCAGTCCATCAAGATATCACCGATCGCACACAAGCAGAAGCAGCTTTGCGCGAGAGTGAAGAAAAGTTTCGTCAGTTTGCAGAGAATATTCAGGATGTGTTCTGGATGACAGACAACCAAACGCAACAACTTCTTTATGTGAGCCCTGCTTATGAAATTATTTGGCAACGTAGTTGTGAAACCCTCTATTCAAACCCATTAAATTGGTTAGCGACTATTCACCCAGACGATCGCCCACAAGTCGAAGCTGCGTATATTGAACAGCAAAAAACAGGAATTTACGATCGAGAATATCGGATTGTGCGACCCGACAATTCCATCCGCTGGATTCGCGATCGCGGATTTCCGATTAGAGACGAAGCCGGCAACATCATACGGATGACTGGCATTGCCGAAGACATTAGCGATCGCAAGCAAACTGAAGTAGAACTCGCTGCTGCTAAAGAAGCGGCCGTTGCGGCCAACCGTGCTAAAAGTGAATTTCTTGCCAATATGAGCCACGAAATTCGCACCCCCATGAATGCTATTCTAGGTTTTAGTGACTTGTTACAAGGATCGATCTCTGACCCCCAACCTCGTGCCTATCTTAACTCAATTGCTGCCAGTGGCAGAACGTTACTTGCCCTGATTAATGATATACTCGATCTTTCCAAAATCGAAGCAGGTAAGCTACAACTCCAATACGAACCAGTTGATGTGCGATCGCTAGTTCGGGAAATTCAAGAAATTTTAGACCCGAAAGCCCTTAAAAAAAGTTTGTCTCTCCTAGTAGAAATCGATGAAAACGTACCCACAGCCATTCTATTTGACCCCATACGCCTGCGCCAAATTCTGTTCAACACAGTTGGTAACGCCCTGAAGTTTACAGAGGCAGGATTTGTCAAAATATCTGTACGCGCACAATTAGATCTATCCCCTAGCTCGAATCGAGTACAGATAGAAATTACCATCGCAGATACCGGGATTGGCATTTGCTTAGAGCAACAACACAGTATTTTTGAAGCCTTTAAACAAAGTGAAGGACAAAGCACTCGTAAATATGGGGGTACAGGTTTAGGTTTAGCGATTACTAAACGTCTTACAGAAATGCTCGGTGGTACAGTCAGGCTCGAAAGCGAATTGGGCAAAGGGAGTGCCTTTACTTTTATCTTCCCCAATCTGACGATTACAGCAATAGAAACGCGATCGGTTGTGCCTTCAAAATTAGATGAAGATTTGAATCAATTGGGAACTGCAACTGTGCTAGTGGTGGATGATGTTCAATATAACCTCGATTTGATTGCGGGATATTTTGCAGGTAGCAAACACCGCCTGTTGTTTGCACAAGATGGACAAGAAGCGATCGAAATCGCGCAAAGAAATTGCCCCGATGCGATTCTAATGGACTTGTGGATGCCGAACATGGACGGACTACAAGCGATACAATTGCTGAAACAAAACAAAAGAACTCAAAATATTCCCATTTTGATCGTAACTGCCGTTTTGCGACTAGAGGACGAAATTACTGTGCGTCCTCTCTCCCAAGGATTCTTACGCAAACCCGTTAGCCGTTCCCAACTTGTCTCAGCGTTAAAGCAAATTTTACCCCAGGAAACTAATTATTTTACCATTGATGAAGCGCCCATAAATCCTACCCAAAACGAGCGAATTCAAGCAAATTCCAAAGCCTTGGCAAAGCTTCCAGAATTAGTTGAAAAACTCCGCCAAGAAGAAGAAAGCACTTGGTTAGAATTGTGTAAAACAATGAAACGGCGAGATATCCAAATCTTTAGGGAACGTTTGAGAGAGTGGGCGCACGAATACCAATGTCAAGCACTCCTCGACTATACGACGACCTTAGAAAGTCAGCTAGAAACCTTTAACTGGGAGCTATTGCCTAAGACCATAGAAAAATTCCCCGAAGTGAGACTTCAATTATTATGACATCATTCAAACCAGAAAACTGCTTGATTTTAGTCGTCGATGATGTTACTGAGAATCTGCAATTAATTGCTTTAATTCTAGAAAAAAGAGGTTATGAAACCACTTTTGCTACTAGCGGAAAGCAAGCTTTAGAGCGCGTTCAAACTGCCAATCCCGACCTAATATTATTAGATTTTATGATGCCACACATGAATGGCTTGGAAGTTTGCGAACAACTGAAAGCTAATCCTGATGTAGCAGAAATACCGATCATTTTTCTCACTGCTAGCCACGAGCAAGAGCATTTAATCCAAGCCTTTGAAAAAGGAGCAGTTGATTACATTACCAAACCCTTTAGTACAGCAGAGCTACTCGTCCGGGTGCGAACGCACTTAGAGTTAAAATATATGCGAGAGC contains:
- the kaiC gene encoding circadian clock protein KaiC, with protein sequence MTQLNQKKTSKSTNIQLPKCPTGIQGLDEITGGGLPKGRPTLVCGSAGCGKTLLGMEFLVRGATEYGEPGVFISFEETVEELTQNVTSLGWDLDRLVAEKKLSIDCLYIDPSEIQETGEYDLEGIFIRLGYAIDSIGAKRIVLDTIEVLFSGLSNTGIVRAELRRLFRWLKTKGVTAIITGERGDNSLTRQGIEEYVSDCVIRLDQRVYEELSTRRLQIFKYRGSQHGSNEYPFLIEENGISVLPITSIGLNHNVSSDRISSGIPRLDAMLGGEGYFRGSSILITGMAGTGKSTIAAAFAAATCQRGEKCLYLAFEEAPQQILRNMRSIGMDLERYIQQELLQIQALRPTAHGLEVHLVQIHRWINYFQPTTVIIDPISNLTLTGSLLQVKAFFMRVIDYLKSQQITVLMNNLISGGTPLENTEIGISSLMDTWLEVRVIESNGERNRILQVIKSRGMEHSNQVREFRLTSQGVELVDVYLGQDKVLTGTARAIQELADKQATIRRQQEIANRRRDLEQQRQLIQTQITTLQMQMEAEKAEVDRLNQEENMNKVGFLQDQRIIAQLRRAD
- a CDS encoding circadian clock KaiB family protein, which encodes MNQHSELNSPKLERWELRLYIAGQTPKSVRAFANLKKLCEEYLHAQYRIEVIDLLQNPELAKQDQILAIPTLVRKLPQPIRQIIGDLSNQEKVLVGLDIAKVEE
- a CDS encoding circadian clock KaiB family protein → MVNEVPPEDNQLLQEDNNNLMANFEQAIAELEQQHYCLRLYIAGTTPRSTRALQRIKSICETYLQGRYDLEVIDVYQSSEQMHLDNIVAIPTLIKQLPLPLQRMIGDLSDTEKVLFGLDIVPK
- a CDS encoding PAS domain S-box protein, with the translated sequence MEDTNKSKTELLAEIQSLRERLTASEDIVRAIQQGEVDALVISTAQGRKVFTLQSADLSYRLLVEEMQQGAVVLSTDGLILYCNKSFSNLLKQPLEKLIGSYFQFLISPHDTPLFQARVQQAEMGDRHPVEMFLLARDGVEIPVYLSINPLILDDSPINCLVITDLTEQKRHEKTIASEKLARLILEQAGEAILVCDHTGQIIRASAIAQQLWGENLLFQPFDRLGIFSFFQSNFSLVISQEKILSAADIARNSPVKVPFSITPVLHGETYKGLEVEFERRDGQVLNLVLNARPLADQDNNFRGAVVILTNITQRKQAENALQAAKKDLEIKVVERTQELQVANYRLQLELLERERREKILQDQAQLIDLAHDAILTVDLNDAITFWNHGAAVLYGFSQTEALGKTLAQLLSTNFPKPLTEIKKELFEYGRWEGELIQQRGDGTLIFVASRWTVQRDLAGKPKGIMKINADITKSKQAEKALIYSSLRLSKILDIAKDAIISVDDLQTITLFNKGAEKIFGYTAAEVLGKSLTLLLPSRFDSVYSEKFTNVPQSDEKTRRMEERNEVFGRRKDGTVFPAEASISKLELNGEKIYTAILRDISERKIAETSLREREERFRKVFEEGPIGMAIVGLDYRFIKVNPMLCQMIGYTESELLALTFSNITHPDDLEIDVQLAQRLFKGEVPFYKIEKRYLKKNQETIWVSLTGSIVRDRDGQPIYYIAMIEDITNRKRAEKSLQQYERIVSTTLDGIVLLNRDYIYQIANPAYLSWYNKSSHEIIGHSVKDIVGQEVFENLSPALEQALAGETIQFEKLFEHLPGGKKFLSVTFTPYFAVEQEISGVLISLRDLTKLKEAENSLQQSESTLRSFFNSGAMPMGIVELHNGDILHISDNWAAAQFFESTPEAMQNQFASALGSPPTTIEQWTTYYQQSQQIQAPVRFEHFYETSTKQGWLSVSVCPIELSPSGYPRFCYVAKDITDRKRAEAALAKSEEQLRLTLDFTHIGTWDWNVHTNEVNWNDNHFRLLGVEPQQASDPYQLWRKAIHPEDLDRIEQALSNALFQHTDYEAEYRVVYPDGTVRWLVGKGRGIYNEAGEPLKMLGVIFDVSDRKLAEQTLELQAVITRSMAEGICLVRADNGLIIYANPKFEQMFGYDAGEMNGQHVAIVNYGNEQIEPEEVNQAIRTAVLQNGEFAYQVHNVKKDGTPFWCSATCSVFKHPEYGDVMVAVHQDITDRTQAEAALRESEEKFRQFAENIQDVFWMTDNQTQQLLYVSPAYEIIWQRSCETLYSNPLNWLATIHPDDRPQVEAAYIEQQKTGIYDREYRIVRPDNSIRWIRDRGFPIRDEAGNIIRMTGIAEDISDRKQTEVELAAAKEAAVAANRAKSEFLANMSHEIRTPMNAILGFSDLLQGSISDPQPRAYLNSIAASGRTLLALINDILDLSKIEAGKLQLQYEPVDVRSLVREIQEILDPKALKKSLSLLVEIDENVPTAILFDPIRLRQILFNTVGNALKFTEAGFVKISVRAQLDLSPSSNRVQIEITIADTGIGICLEQQHSIFEAFKQSEGQSTRKYGGTGLGLAITKRLTEMLGGTVRLESELGKGSAFTFIFPNLTITAIETRSVVPSKLDEDLNQLGTATVLVVDDVQYNLDLIAGYFAGSKHRLLFAQDGQEAIEIAQRNCPDAILMDLWMPNMDGLQAIQLLKQNKRTQNIPILIVTAVLRLEDEITVRPLSQGFLRKPVSRSQLVSALKQILPQETNYFTIDEAPINPTQNERIQANSKALAKLPELVEKLRQEEESTWLELCKTMKRRDIQIFRERLREWAHEYQCQALLDYTTTLESQLETFNWELLPKTIEKFPEVRLQLL